The Vitis vinifera cultivar Pinot Noir 40024 chromosome 8, ASM3070453v1 genome segment AATTTAATAGtgtcatattttttgtttttatatattaaatttataatttttacacTAATTTTTAATGTGTgtgattttatattaataagaaattatgtttataattaGAAGCCTTTTTCCCCGCACATTGTATTATACAATATGCAACACACGTAATGGGTGTGTAGTTGGCACTTGGCAGCCAGCTTCCGCCGAAAGAGAAATGTGGACACGTTGATTATCATCTGTTTGAGGACATGGAAAATTAGAATTCCTTTCCCATTTTACCCTCCAAACCCTGCTTCTAGGGTTTTGCGTTTTCCCGACTAAACGGAGAACCACCGACAGGATAAACAATGTTGGGCACCGCATTGAATTTGTCAAGGGCAGCGACCGCCGCTGCTCGGGCCACTGGAATGGGCCTCCTCTCTCGTACACCGTCTCTTCTATCTCCATCGTCATCCAGATTTTTTTGTGGGCCCCAAGGCTCAAATGCAACCCCCGTCGCTCTTCAGATGATCGACTACGCTCTCTCTCACGCCAGGTCCCTTAAATCTGGTAATTCTGAGTCTACACATCTTCAACACCCTGTTTCTCTATTTACTTTCTTCTTCTGGTTTGAATTATGAGAAAAATTCGAAGTCAAGTTTTGCGTGTGTAGATGAATCCTACGCACAAGGTCTACTGGTACTGGAGCAGTGCCTTTCGACTCACTCAAACGAGGTTGACGATACCACTAGCCAAAATTCAAGGGGCATGGTCCTACTTGCCATGTCTACCTTATTGTCTGAGAGGTTTTtcgtttcttccttttttttttttttccctttttttttgggattatataattaatatgaTTATTTCTATTTGAAACAGTTTAGTTCATAACAATCCCAATTTGAGCTTTCAGGGGAGCTTTTGATGATGCAATTGACAAACTCCAGATAATTCAAGGTTTAGCAGAGTCTCATTTGGGTGTTAGAGGTAAtttgggtttttatttattttttatttttttatatatatattttttatgatttattatcgCAAGTATCTATGATAATGTGGGTATTGATTTGTCTGCTCGTTGTGGGTTTTGCTATAGTTGCTTCCATGGAAGGTCTTGTTGGACTCAATTTACAGTTGGAGCGGGTACCACCACCACTGGTGTTCTGTGCttctatttttctaatattctaTTCACAGTTGGGATTTATGTGTAGATTGTTCTCCCTATATAGGACGATACATCACGGGTGCTTGCAGATAAATGCGTTCAACTCTTGGGGAATGACACAGCAGATATAGGCAATGGATTTGGCTCCAAGGTTCTAAATGTTCGTGCCAAAGCACTAAAAGGGTTAGTTGAGCTTGTCCATGGTAACCTTGAATCTGGTATGTCTAGCAATTTTCCCATTTTTACCTTGTTTGGTTGTTATATCTGTTCATTTCAATTGCTAAATGTTGAGCTGCTTTTTTTTGCAGCTGAGTCATTCTTTCAAGGATTACAAGATGAAAAAGGTTGCACTGGTGAGGTTCCTCTTATTGCACAGTATATCGATGATATGATatatgcctatcaaaaaaaataaaattgatggtATGATACATAGGCAATGCGGCTCTCTCATATGGGGAATTCTTGCACTCAATGGGCAAATTTTCGTTAGCGAAGGAGCTATACCAAAAGGCAATTGAAGGGATATCTGCAAATAAAGAATTTGCTGATCCTTATGCTTTAGCAGCTTGTAGTATGTCTGGGAGGGAAGTTCAATTGGCGGCTACCTGTGATTTAGGACAGCTTGAGGGACAATTGGGGTAAGTGCAGGATTAGTTGTGGACCTTTCTATAGCTAGTTTAATACGATCCTTTTTGGGACATGGACTCTGACGTTTGTGTATTCAGGAACTTTAGTGAAGCAGAGGAGATACTGACAAGGGTGTTAACAAAAACAGAGGAACATTTTGGTGTGTCACTTTTGCTTTGATTTTGTCTAATTGAGACTTACAAACATGTTTTTCGGCATTCTATTGGAAGTCTGCTTATTGGATGATGTGTGGATGATTTATTGTAGTCTTACTGGTTTGATGGTATAGGTTCACATCATCCCAATGTTGGTATTGTCTTAACCTGCATAGCCCTCATGTTTCGACATAAAGCAATTATGGAGCATTCAAGTTCTCTTTTGATTCAAGAGGTGAGAACTGACTCATAACCCAGTCTATTCTTTTGATTCAGCACATATTTGTGGCTAGGTATATGCATCTAGAGATATTGGCACCCGGTTTGAGATTGGGTCTTCCAGAGTTACTCTAATTAGATGCTCGTTAAATGCTCAGGACATGACTTGGTTGATTCATTGAATTTTTTCAGCTGATCTCTTCCTACTTCTTGTGGTTGGATTTTAGATAGAGAGTTAGcatattgtaatttatttatggactaatttttttaatagtttcttCTGCTATCTTTGACAGGGACTTTATAGAAGGGCACTAGATTTGCTAAAAGCCCCGTCATTGGAGACTGAAGGTATGGGACAcgatttagtaaaaaaatttcccaTCTCCTCATATTTATTAAACTTGAAAAGATTTGTCTTTCACTGATTGTATAGGTTCAAAGGCAGATGTAGCTCAAAGGGATATTGTGGCCCTTGCTAGAGGTATGTTTGAACATCTAAACACTTTTGATTATGCATTGTGAATTATTGATCCTGATTGGAGTGAACCAATGTGGTGAGAACCAAATAACTTAGCATTGGCCTTACAATAATGATTTATAGCCATCCTTAGACAAACCTCTAGTTGTGTATCTCTTATTCTGGTGGTTTGCTATGATGACTTTTAAACAATGTTTCTGGATCGATCTTAGGTGCATATGCAGAAGTACTTTGTGTCCAACAGAACAGAAAGGATGAAGGAGAGAGAATGAAGAGCTGGGCACAGACAGCATGGAGAAACCGCCGGCTTTCACTGGCTGAGGCTTTAGAAATGTCTGAGCTTTGTTCAAAAGTGCCAATTATAGATGCTCGAATAAGCAGGGCCCTGTAGCTTCTCCTAGCTTCTCCTTTTTCCAAGGTTTATAACAACAGTTAAATATTCCTCGGGGGATGCATCATGAGGAATCCTGCAGTGTGATGTACTTGGCTGCCAATATCTCTAGATGCATATACCGAGCGACAAATATTCCCAGGAGATGGAGAATGAGGAATTGTGCTACTAGTCATGTCCACATAGCTAAATATCCGCAGATGCATGTACACCAGGATCTGTTACTTGGTACACGTTTCCTTGCAAATCAATTGTGGACTAAAATAAAGGAAGGTGTTCAATCTTGCCTGTCTGTTCAGAGGGTATTCATGTGTGTTTTGCCTTTGTTTATCAAGTTACTGTTCTGGGAAACAAAAATTATAGCTGGGGTGGGATAACAGCTGGtttttttcatggttttaaa includes the following:
- the LOC100251163 gene encoding uncharacterized protein LOC100251163 encodes the protein MLGTALNLSRAATAAARATGMGLLSRTPSLLSPSSSRFFCGPQGSNATPVALQMIDYALSHARSLKSDESYAQGLLVLEQCLSTHSNEVDDTTSQNSRGMVLLAMSTLLSERGAFDDAIDKLQIIQGLAESHLGVRVASMEGLVGLNLQLERDDTSRVLADKCVQLLGNDTADIGNGFGSKVLNVRAKALKGLVELVHGNLESAESFFQGLQDEKGCTGNAALSYGEFLHSMGKFSLAKELYQKAIEGISANKEFADPYALAACSMSGREVQLAATCDLGQLEGQLGNFSEAEEILTRVLTKTEEHFGSHHPNVGIVLTCIALMFRHKAIMEHSSSLLIQEGLYRRALDLLKAPSLETEGSKADVAQRDIVALARGAYAEVLCVQQNRKDEGERMKSWAQTAWRNRRLSLAEALEMSELCSKVPIIDARISRAL